A part of Silvimonas soli genomic DNA contains:
- a CDS encoding RidA family protein, whose translation MSNSDIQRLNPTPQWSDATSFNGISFFVEVPESGTTFVEQTHALLAQAERTLEKVGSDKSRLLMAMIYLPDLANRAAFNEIWQAWLPEGSAPSRACVRADLASPNDLVEIAFTAATKIA comes from the coding sequence ATGTCCAATTCCGATATCCAGCGCCTGAACCCAACCCCGCAATGGTCTGATGCGACCAGCTTCAACGGCATTTCCTTCTTTGTTGAAGTCCCGGAAAGCGGCACGACTTTTGTCGAGCAAACCCACGCCTTGCTGGCGCAGGCTGAACGCACGCTGGAGAAAGTGGGATCGGATAAAAGCCGCTTGCTGATGGCGATGATTTATCTACCTGATCTGGCCAACCGCGCTGCGTTTAACGAGATCTGGCAAGCCTGGCTGCCAGAGGGCAGTGCGCCGTCCCGCGCTTGCGTACGCGCTGATTTGGCGTCACCGAATGATCTGGTAGAGATTGCATTTACTGCGGCGACAAAAATCGCATAA